Proteins from one Pantoea cypripedii genomic window:
- a CDS encoding 2,3-bisphosphoglycerate-dependent phosphoglycerate mutase, whose product MHTSTLILLRHGESQWNRENRYTGWTDVPLTPQGYLEAERAGALIRQASLMPDYVCSSVMTRCIHTSWRVLDQLDRAWLPVDKTWRLNERHYGALQGLNKATTVHTLGEENVFRWRRTLHGMPPTDAAAPARLQTDPRYRHIALHDLPTGESLFMTLHRVLPYWQQVVVPELRAGKTVLIIAHANSLRALMTFLEKLSDEAITRLHVPTGVPIVYSMDSAANVLTQRVLT is encoded by the coding sequence ATGCACACATCAACACTTATTTTATTACGTCATGGCGAAAGTCAGTGGAACCGTGAAAATCGTTATACCGGCTGGACCGATGTGCCCCTTACGCCACAGGGATATCTGGAAGCCGAACGGGCGGGAGCGCTAATCAGGCAAGCATCACTGATGCCTGATTACGTTTGCAGCTCGGTGATGACTCGCTGCATCCATACTTCCTGGCGCGTGCTGGATCAGCTTGATCGCGCATGGCTGCCGGTGGACAAAACCTGGCGTCTTAACGAACGACATTACGGAGCGTTGCAGGGGCTGAATAAAGCAACAACCGTGCATACGCTGGGTGAAGAGAATGTCTTCCGCTGGCGCAGAACGTTACATGGTATGCCTCCGACTGATGCAGCTGCACCCGCCCGGCTGCAAACCGACCCCCGTTACCGCCACATTGCCTTGCATGATTTGCCCACGGGAGAGAGCCTGTTTATGACCCTGCACCGGGTACTTCCTTACTGGCAACAGGTCGTGGTGCCTGAGTTACGGGCCGGTAAGACGGTGTTGATCATCGCGCATGCTAATTCACTGCGCGCACTGATGACCTTCCTGGAAAAACTCAGTGACGAGGCCATTACCCGGTTGCATGTGCCAACAGGGGTGCCGATAGTCTACTCAATGGATAGCGCCGCCAATGTGCTGACGCAGCGCGTCCTGACCTGA